From the uncultured Methanobrevibacter sp. genome, the window TCCAATGGAACTTGTAAAGGTTATCGGGGATAAAATTCTACTTAAAGGCGAAGATGATTTATAATGGCTTCAAAAGAATATTTGATTGAGTTATTAAAGGAAAACGAAGTTTTTCTTGAAGGGGATTTCACCCTATCTTCCGGTAAAAAGAGTAATTATTACATCAACATGAAAAAGGCAATAACCGAACCTAAGATATTGTCAACAATCTCAAAGCTGATCACTGAAAAGATTGGGGATGATGATGTCGATAAGGTTGCGGGCCCTGCTTTAGGCGCTGTTCCTATTGCCACAGCCGTTTCTCTGGAATCAGGATTGCCGTTGTTGATGATCCGTAAGGAAAAGAAAGGTTACGGTACTTCAAAACTCATTGAAGGGGAACTCAACGATGATGATAATGTTATTGTGGTTGAGGATGTTTCCACTACAGGAGGCTCACTTCTAAAGGCTATTAAAGCTATTCAGGACAACGGGGGTAATGTTGTAAGGGCATTTGTTGTTGTGGATAGACAGGAAGGTGCCATCGAAGAGTTTGAAAAAGAAGGTATAATTCTGGAACCTCTAATTACAGTCAATGAATTTTTCGATTAAAAAAATAAAAAAAGAAAAAAAATAATTTTATCTTTTAACGTGATGGACGAAATGCGGAAGTTCATCAATTATTAAATTGAGAGCTGTTTTTACAGCATTTGGAGATCCGGGCATGGAAAATATAATTGTTTTTTTATATATTCCGGCGGTTGCTCTTGAAAGAAGGGCTGCAGAACCAATTTCCTCATAGGATTTGGCTCTGAAAAGTTCTCCAAATCCATCAATTCTTTTTTCAAAAAGTGATTCAACCGCTTCAACAGTGATGTCACGGGTATCAAGACCGGTTCCACCATTTGTTAATATAACATCAATGTCATCGTCAATCATGTTTTCAATTGCATTGAACAAATCTTCTTTTTCATCAGGGATTAAAACCTTTGATTTTAATTCATATCTTGATTTAATTTCATCAGCAATATATTTTCCAGATAAATCTAGTTTTTCAGACTTTCTACTGTCACTTAAGGTGATTAAACCACAGGTTATGTCAGTAGATGACTCTTTTTGATGTTTTTTTGCAGTTTCACTTTTCATGTTTATTCATTCCTTTCTGTGTTCATGATTTTGCACATTTCTTTAGTTATTTTATATTCTTTTAAAGCATTAAATAATTTTTGAGTTGGAAATATATAGGTGACATTTTCGAATCTTTCTGACTTGGTGTATTTATGGACTTCTAATAGATTGATGTGATATTGAACGGTTTTGTAATCAAGATTTAATGTTTTTGCAATCTGATTTTTGTTCAGAGGCTTTTGCAGTATTAAATCTATAATTCTAGATGTTGTTATTCCGCCACTTCTTCCCAATATAAGGCTTACAAGTTCCTTGTCTTGTATATTCCACAAATTCCAGTTTTCCAATGTTCCTTGAAATGTACTCATATAATCCTCCTCTTTTTTAATAGTATTTTTTTAAATTTTTTGCCCATTTCAGGGCGTTTTGATCTTTTGCAATCAAAATTTGAGAATCGTCGTAATGACCATCCTTAAAAAACAGCGTCAGTGACATAAATTCTTCACTTTGTGTCAAAAAGATTTTCAGTCTTCCTTTCACGCTGTGAATTTTGACCTTTTTGTTGTTTAGCAGTTCCCTGTTAAACAGTTCATTTTCAGCCATTGAATTTATGATTTCTTCACTAACTATTAACTCCAAACTTTTCAGTTTATCGCCATTTAAAAGTTTTATCAGATGCTTAAAATGGTTTTCTGAATAGATAGGGAGTATAATCTTTAATCTTTTCGCTTTTGAAATTAATCGGATATATGTATTGAATGCGTTTGACAAATCGCTGGTTGTTGAAGTGATGTATTCGGCATTTTTCAAAAGATAAATGTCTTTTAATATCTCATCGGGGATTCCGGATAAGTCATGGCTGTTCCAGAATAGCTTGCCACGGTTAATTGAATACCAGTTTTCAATCAATTTGACCATATTTGTGGTTAACAGAAATCCGTTTGATGTAAGTTCATAATATTTCTGGACCTTTTTTATCAGATTGATTGTTTCAAGTTCTTTCAGCCCATGCAATATTGTTGCTGAAGGTTTTTTCAGTTCTGTTCGCAACTCATCAAGGTTTTTTGGGTTTTCATACATTGCCAGAAGCAGTTTTGATCTCATGCCTGAAGTTAGGATGTACTTCACTCCGCCGAATTCTTTGGCTATGTCCTTTTTTGTTTCGACGCCAGTCATTCTTTCACCTGCTTTTTAACATGTTCAAACAATTCTTCAGCCCAGGTGTGGGATTTCAAATCATCTGAAATCAGGATCCTATTTTGATCAAAACTTCCGTCATTTTTAAACAGTCCCAAACTCATTGTTTCATCACAGATTGACAGATACAGGTTCAGGTCTTTTTTAAATGAGTAGATTTTTAGCTTGCCATTTTTAATGGCTTTCTTTCTGACTTTCTCATTTATGCGAAATACAAGTTCTTTAAATATGCTTTTTGGAAGAATCAGTTCCACAGTTCCTTCATTGCTTAAAATTTTTCCAATCAATTCAGGATATTCCGGGTGCAGGTAAGGGAATATTGCTTTGACATTTATAGAGTTTAACATATGCCTTTTGATGGTGTTGTGTGTTTTGAAAATGTCGACAGGTGTTGTCTCAACCAGTCTTGAATTTTTCAAATCGGTAATCCTTTTGATTGATGTGAGGCTTAACTGGTTTAGGTTGTGCTTGTACCAGAATGCCTCATACTCATTTACCAAATCAACACTCACCTTAAAGTCCATCAGTGTTTTGAAGTAAACTTCGGTCATTGGATTTACATGGTATTTGTTTTCAACCTTGGAAATGTAGTTGTTCTTCTCTAACTTGCCTATATTATTTGATATGGAACTATAAGCCATATTGGTTTTTTTAACAAGCCCACGCACGTTATTTGGTTCGTCATTCAGCTCACTTAGAATTTTCAATCTTATTTCGGATTTAGCAAGAAATTGTATATCATTGTTGATGTCATTGTTGATATTCATTTTTAATCCTCCATATTATGCAAAGATTTATTAAAATCTTCACGAATTGTTGTATAATTTAAGTTTGCTTAATTGAATTTAAATATATTTTCACAAAACCGTCCCAAATCTCTCCCATACCTATTCCAAAGGTTTCCCAAAGTTATCCCAAATCTTTCCCAAACTTATCCCAAATCTATCCCAAATGTTTTTGGTTAAGTTTAATAAATTTGTAAATCTAAATATTATAACATGGAAATTTCTTATGTTTTAGATGCATCAGCATTCATAAATGGATTTAAACTTAATTCAGATAAAAATTTCACAGTTCCTGAAATTTCTGCTGAAATCAAGGATTTCAAATCCAAATTGACATTTGATATGGCTATTGAAGAAGGCAAGTTGCATATACAAGATGTGCCTTCAGAGTATTTATCAAGTATCAATGATATTATATCTGTTTCAGGGGATATTTTAAGGTTATCATTTGCTGATAAAAAATTAATCTCACTTGCGTATATGTTGCATGAAAACGGGCATAATGTAAAGGTGATTACCGATGACTATACTATTCAGAACACTTTGAAAATTATTGACATTCCCTATGAGAGTGTAATGACCGAGGGAATAAAAGGAGTATACAATTGGAAAAAGGTTTGTGAAGGCTGTAAAAAGGAATATGATGAGGATTATCCTTTTGAGGATTGTGAAATATGCGGATCTAGAATATTTAAAAAAAGAATTAAGGTGGATAAATGAGAATTGGGGTTGTTGTTCATGGTCCGAACATAATAGATTCAGGCTATGCTTTAAAGTTGATTGAACTGCTTGAAAATTATGGTGATGTTTCAGCAAGACTTGGAGGAACTATGGGAAGAACTGCAGTCATCGATGCGAGTTTGGAGCGGATAATTGACATTTCCCGTAAATTGGTACCAAGTGATTCCCTGAAGATATTTCATGACGATAATGTTGATGTGATATTCTTGCTTAACTATGGAAAATCGGATGTGACTGGTCAGGTTTTCGGATATAAAGTGTATAACCATTATGCAGATAAGATTTCTGAAAACAATATTCCTGTTGTTCAGATAGAACGTCCAGGTGAGGCTGACGGCAGCATTATTGCCTGGAATAATGATTTGGATATTGTCGAGGAGTTGTCTGAGAAACTGGAACTGGATATTGTAACTCCCGAGCAGGTTTATGAAAGCCATATTAGACAGGATGATGCAGGATTTAATCAGAGAATAGTTCACGGTGTCAGTCCCGGTGAAAACATTATGGTCAACAGTGTTGTAATCGGAAGGACAAACTCCGATAAGCTGACACTGATTGCAAAGGACAATCATATTGTCGATATAATCGGAGGGGAACTCAAAAGCCATGGCCTTGAAAAGTTAGGCGAGGTGGATTTGGATTCGGCCATTATCAAAACCGGACTTTTAAGACATGCCAAGGTTACTCCAAGAATCATTTCAAATGACAAGCCTGATGAGTTTATCGTAACATTTCTGGATCATGCAGGTGAGGATGTCTATAAGTTTAGGGATTCAAGCCTTGTTATAACTGTTGGTGACGATACAACTTTGATATCTTCAGACATTCTGTACAGATTTGATATACCTGTAATCGGAATAACTGATGGGGATTTGGATAAGGTTGTGGAAGATGGATTCAAGGTTAAAAATTCTATAATCTTTGAGGTTGAAAGTGGTTTTGATGACATCATTGGTCAAGATATTCAAAGCAAAATCTTTTGCGGTAAACAGAAATCACATGATTTTACAGATATCGAAGAAGTTAAGCTAAAAATTGAAGAAATAATAAAAGATATTAACTGTAAATATAAAATTAATTATATAAATTAAACTGGATGTGAAATTTTGGATTTTAAAAATCTTGTAAGGGAAATTCAGGAATTCAAGGGAGTGTCACGTAAAAGCTCAATAGATAATGTAATATCTCTTTTAAAGGAATCATATAATGTTTCCGGAGATGTTGTAATAGACATTGGTGATGATGCTTCAGCTATTGACATTGGAAACGGTCAGGTGATGCTTATTGCGGCCGATGGAATATGGGGCGACATAATGAACGTTAACCCATATTGGGCAGGATACTGCTCTGTACTTGTAAATGTTAATGACATTGCGGCAATGGGTGGAAAACCTCTTGCAATGGTTAACATAATGTCAATAAGCAATGATGAAATCTATGAGGATTTATTGAATGGAATAAAGGACGGATGTTTAAAATTCAAAGTTCCTATGGTTGGAGGACACCTCCATCCTGACGGGGAGGTTGACTCCCTTGGAGTTGCCATTGTGGGAATCGCCCAAAAGGATAAGATTATCACAAGTTTCGGTGCAGAGGCAGGAGATAAGGTAATTGTTGCAATCGACCTTGACGGAAAGCCTCATGAAATGTTTAGTCTGAACTGGGACACCACATACGATAAGGATGCGCAGCTCGTTCAGGACCAGATTACCGCAGTTCAGTACCTTGCTGAACATGACTATATCAAGTCCGGAAAGGACATTTCCAATCCGGGAATTTTGGGAACCCTGGAAATGCTTTTGGAAACTTCCAAAAAGGGTGCAACAGTTAATCTTGAAGACATTCCTAGAAATGAAAGTGTCGAATGGGTTGATTGGCTCAGGTCGTATCCCGGTTCCGGTTTTGTATTCACAGCCACTGAGGACAAGTGCGATTATATCAAGGAGTATCTGGCTAAATATTCAATTGAAGCCAATGTTGTTGGTGAGGTCAATGATTCAAACTCCCTTATATTGCATTACGGCAATGAGGAAGCGGAAGTTTTCAATCAGGAAAAAAATCCGGTTTTCATATTTAGATGAGGTAGAGTATGGATCTATCAAAAATTGTTGTTAATTCGGTTAAGTATCCCTTCAAAAATCTTATCAAATTGCCGATTATTTTCATTCTTTTCATTTTAATCGCTATTGTTCCTTTCGGATGGATATTTAACAACCGATATGTTGTAGCGATTGGAGTAATCTCATTCTTTTTGTTTATTCTGATTGTTCCGGGGTACATGCTGGGAATAGTTAGAAAGGGTTCGATAGAGTCTTCTGTTTTTCCATCGTTTAATGTGGTGAATACGATTTATGATGCTATAAGAGTCCTTGTTTTAAGGATTGTGTATATGATTGTGCCTGCAGTAATGTTTTTCATTGCTTTGTCCACTTTGGGCGTTTCAGGCATTGATTCATTGTCTCATTTTCAGGTTTCCGGTTTAGCATCTATAGGTTTGGCTTTAATTCTGATTTTGGTTACTTATCTCATATTTGAGTTTTTATTCGTCTTTGCAAAGGCCAGATTGGCATACCTGAACAGTTTGTCTGAATCATTAAAGGTTCATAAGGTGATTGTTGACATTAAAAACATCGGTTTTGTGAATATAGTTAAATGGCTTGTTGTCATGGTGCTATTGATGATTGCCGCTTCAGTAATTTCTTCAATCGTGACATTGATTCCTTATGTTGGCTTTTTAATATATGTATGTATCATAATTCCAATTCTTGAAAGTATAGGCAATTATTCACTGGGACTGCTGTATTCAAATATTATAAAAAATGATGATGATTTGGGTAAGCTTCAAAGGGAAATAGAATTGATAAAATATTCCAATTAGGGATTGCATATCTTGCAGGGCACATATCCCTGACTTACGGCATCGTCCCTGCTTGAGAAGAATATCTTGTTTCCCTCAGCCATCTTGCTGACGCTGTTGCATGAGGCAACATGGAATTTTCCGGTGTTTGCATTGCCGACATAATTCGCTGAATCAGAGGAACTTGTTGACTCGGCACTTGTCGGTTGGGAGTTAGAGGAAGATGAACTGTGTGAACTTGCAACATGTGTGTCTCCATCTGCCCAATCATAGGGATAAAATTCGCTTGGAGGCATATACATGATTTCTGCAAGACCTTCCTTTAAAAGCATTTCATTGACATTTTTTCCATCAACAATGACGACTCCCAGTGTTCTGCCGTACCTGTCGGAGTGTTTTGAATCGTCAACGTCAATTCCCACTTTTTTGTTCAGGCATAATTTCTGGACAAAGTTTTTGGAAGTGATGTATCCCTCAACACCACGTTCGGGAGTATTGACTCCTACAAAACGGATCTTTTCGCCATTGTCAAGATATATTGTATCTCCGTCAACCACCTGTGTACAGACTCCGCTTTCCTCAACATGGCAGTCTGTTTTTGAATACTTGCTTAAGATATCTGATGCGGACATATCATGATATTTTGAGGTAGGAACGTTATGTGAAAATCCTGTTCCGGTATATGCGCTTGCAACGGATATCGCTCCGGCAAAAATGATTAAGATTATCAGTAAAGAAATTATGTGTTTTCTAGTGACGTTCATAAATTTCCCTCCATAATATACTTGTTATAATTTTGTGTTATTATAATTTTCCAATATCAAATAAATAATTATTTTATACTATAACATCAAATATATATAATATTAAAAATTCTTATTGGAGATTGTATGTTAATTAAAATTAATGGAGAAGAGGTAAATGTTGATGATGGCTCAACTATTCAAGATGTCATCTCTCAAACAAATGCACCTTATACTCCGGGAAGTATTATTTGCTTAATAAAAGGTAAAAAAGAACTGGAAAAGAATATTAGCAAGTATAAAATTAAAACAAACAAGGGTTCAATAATTATTCAATTAGACGAGTCAGACGAAGCAAAGCCTCTCGTTGACTTGTGGAAAGACCAATACGATGACTTTGTTGATTTGAACATTCGCTGGTCAACATCAACAGAAGTGGCTATTGGTCCGATTGTTACTGATTTGGAACCTACTCACGATGAATTCAAGTATTTTGAGGGAGATGTTGTTTTAAGTTTATCTGGTTTTAGTAATGAGTCCACTCATTTAATCATGCTTAAGGAAAATACTACAAATGTATATGGTGTGCCTAATCACAATAAAGGTATCTTTGCCCGTGTCATTGGTGGTAAAAAGACTTTGGAAAGTCTCACAGATGATGATGTTGTAACCGGAATAGAACCTATTGTTGAAAGGAGTACCACAACTGATACTGCATCAGTATCAGATTTAAGCACTGTATTGGAAGAGGGAAATGAATTATTCACATATATTTCATTCGACATTGATGAGGATTCCCCAATATGTGTTGAACACTTGTTTTCACTTATTAAGGATGGCAGAATCAAGGTTTCATATGACAGCGAATCATTCATTGGATTTTATGATTTGGCAGGCATTATCAAACCTAAAGAAGACACTACTCTGAGAAACAGGGGAACAATCACCGTTAGGAATAATGGTGTAGGTGTTGGAAAGTTATACATCTATCGTGAAAACAGGGTATTGACTCCAAACCACACCACAGTAGGTCATATCGTCAATGGTATGGAAATCATCGACATTGCAAAGGAAAACGATTTCATTACAGTCAAATCTGAAAAACAAAGGTTGATGCTATTGAATAAGACACAAAGTGAGGCTACAGAGATATTGTCTGAAGCCGGTGTTGAACATATGATCGACGGTTTGATTGATGATGATGCAATAATTGTCGAGCAAACTCCAAAGCATACAATCGATATATTGAAAGAGGGTAGGGTAATAACCAAAGCGATTAATAAGGAAGATTTATGTTCAATTAAATTTGTTGACAATGCACCAAGATCTGTCAAATACTTCAAGTTCCTCTCCGGACTTTTAGAAAACCCTATAGGTAAGATTAAGGTTCATTTTGCAGTTCCTGGAATGCACATTGTCATGTTTGAAGGAGATAAAAAACTTGCAAAAGGATTGGTTCCTGAAAACACTCCTGTCGATAAGGTAATCAGGGGTCAAATCGGTATAACAAACATGGCATCAAAAAGTGCCGGTTTGATAGGTATCAGATTTGAGGATAACGTTGAGTTCGGTCCTACTGCTGAAAGTTTTGAAGCAACAAATATAATTGGAGATATCACCTCTGATTATGATCAACTTGAAAAATTAAAAGAAGGAGTTGAAGTTTATGTCACAGAATCTAACCATGAGTCCTGATTTGGGAACAGAAGATTGGGATCCTGATGTAATTACTCGTATGATTTTTATCGGGCCAGGAGCTCACGTGAGTGAACAGGAAATAGTTACAGCATTTCACATGCTTGATTTGCCGCTCACTATTAAAAATACCTGTTATGGGTCTATGATTAGTGGAAAAAGTGAAGATGTGTATGAGGCTATTAAAGAGATAAGAAAACTTGATCCAAATCATATTTTCACAAAGGAAAGAGGATTTGCTCCAGGTGACCCTAGACGTTGCAGAGGTCATAGATTCGGTCCTAGGGAAGGTTTCCACCAAATGGAAAAAGAGTACAGAATACTTGGTTTTGTTGCCAATGCTTTAGAAGAGCGTAAAGATGTTAAAATTGAGCCTAAAAAACCAGTTGATGTTGATGAATTTGAAAAAATCATGAATGAATGTTTAGATAAAAAAGAATAGGTGAAAATATGGTTAAAGTAGCTATTTATCCTCCAAACTCATTAATCTTAGCAGATTTAATTGAAAGGAAAGGTCACACTCCTTTAGTTTTACAAAAACAAATTAGACAAAAAATTAAAGATCCGGAGATTGATTCTCCGCCAATGAATATTACAGAAGAAGATCCAATTCAAGGACTTAAATACGCAGCTATTGAAGTTCCTTCAGGTGTTCGTGGAAGAATGTCAATTATAGGACCTCTTATAGATGAGGCTGAAGCTGCAATTATTGTTGACAATGCCCCATATGGATTCGGTTGTATAGGCTGTGCCAGAACCAATGAACTGTCCATATTTTTACTTAGAAACAAGGACATTCCTGTTTTGGAAGTAACTTATCCTACAGACCAGGATGAAACATATGTCATGGTAAACGACATTAACGACTTTATTGACTCACTTGAAGAAAATGTTAAGGAGGAAGAATAATGGTTAAAATTGCATTAGTTTCATGCGGAACAGAATACAGTGGAATTCAAAAAGAAATTGAAAAGGCAGCAAACAAGTTTGGTGCTGAAATAATTCTTCCTGAAATTGATTTGGATTATATTGATGAATCTTATGAAAAATTCGGATTTTCCGCTCAAAGTTCAAGTTTAAAATTAATGATTGCAAGAGCAATGGCTATTGTTGAAGGCAGATGCAGGCCTGATGCTGTATTTATTGCAACATGTTTCAGATGTGCTGAAGCGGCCTTGGTGAGAAACGAAGTAAGAAGATTTATACAGAACAATACCCGTATCCCTGTAGTTACCTACTCATTCACTGAAAGGACAAAAGCGGATGAACTCTTTATCCGTATGGAAGCATTGGCCACTACCGTAACACGCAGAAACATTCTTGCTCGTGAAAAGCAAGAAGGACTTACCCTTGGTCTTGACTCCGGTTCAACAACTACAAAAGCAGTATTGATGGAAAACAACAAGGTTATCGGAACCGGTTGGACATCCACAAAGGACATTATTGAATCAGCTAAAACCGCTGCTGCAGAAGCATTCGGCGAAACTGATTACGGATGGGATGACCTTGACGGTATCGGAACCACAGGTTATGGTAGGTTTACAATGGGTCAGGAATTTGGAGCTGAACTTATCCAGGAAGAACTTTCAGTTAATGCAAAAGGTGCAGTATACCTTGCAGATTGTCAGAAAGGTGAAGCTACCGTACTGGATATCGGTGGTATGGACAACAAGGTTATTACCGTAAACAACGGTATTCCTGACAACTTCACTATGGGTGGTATCTGTGCAGGTGCATCCGGAAGATTTTTGGATATGACTTCCCGTAGGTTGGATGTGGACATCACCGAACTCGGTCCATTGGCTGTACAGGGAGACTGGAGAAAAGCAATGTTGAACTCTTACTGTATCGTATTCGGTATTCAGGACCTTGTTACTACACTTGCTGCAGGCGGTTCAAAGGCTGATGTTGCAGCCGCTGCATGTCACTCTGTTTCCGAACAAGTTTACGAACAGCAACTTCAGGAAATTGATATTCGTGAACCTTTAATTCAGGTAGGTGGAACCAGTTTGATTTCAGGTCTTGTTGAAGCAGTAAGTGAAACATTAGGTGGAATCAATGTTATCGTTCCTGAATATTCACAACATATCGGTGCTGTAGGAGCAGCTCTATTGGTTTCTGGAATGGGACACAGACAAGATAATAAATAATATTTAAAGGGTTGATTCGATGTTAGTTGAATGCTATGATGAACGTGGTGCAGAAGTTTATGATATCATCATTAAACAGGTCTTCCAGGATTTGGTTTTGGGAGCATCTGTTGATGATTTAAAGGCTTATGTCAATCCTGATGATCCGGTATTTGTTTTAGCTATCAAAATGAGAAAAACTTCAAATGTTATTTTATTTGAGGATGTCGCTAACTTAACTTATGATAAACCGAATGATATCACTAGAATACTAATCGACAATGAAAACTATCTTCCGCATATTTTAAAACAGCTTTGGAAGCAGTTTTCCAGAGATGAGATTTATCAGCCAAACAGGTATCAGCTGGAAATTGAAGGTGATTACACAGAATTGAAATCTATTGTTGTTGACGACCCTCATTCCAATTTACAAAGACGTATTTACGATGCAATCTTTAGGATATTGCCTGAAGGTTTTAAAAACATTAAAGATTTGTCTTCTGGAGATATTGTTGCAGTTGTAGCTACTGATGAGTTAATTAAGGATGCATGGATTGAAAAATGTCATGAATATATTGATGAATTAAACAAAGGCATGTAGAAAGCTTTATATATTTGTTCGTATTAATACAAATTAACAGTAGTTATATGAGGAGGGAGTAGTATATGAACGAACATAACGGTTCAAGATTTGCACACATAACAAAAGCACATCCATGCTTTAATGAAAAAATGCATGATAAAGTCGGAAGAGCACATGTACCCGTGGCACCAAAATGTAATATATTCTGTAACTTCTGTACAAGGGACATTAACAATGAAGAAGACAGGCCTGGTGTTGCAGGATGCATTATGAAACCAGATGATGCGATTACTCACATTAATGATGTAACTTCAGAAGGCCCAATATCAGTGGTTGGTGTTGCTGGACCTGGGGATTCACTTGCAAATGAAGAGACATTTGAATTCTTTGAGAAATTGGCAACTGAACAGTCTGACTTGATTAAATGTATGAGTACTAATGGGCTTTTGCTTCCAAAATATGCTGATAAATTGGCAGAACTTGGAGTAAACTCCGTTACAGTCACAATTAATGCAATCGATCCTGACATTGCAGTGGACATTTATTCATTCATCAAATACGAAGGAAAAATCTATAAAGGATATGAGGCTGTTGAAATCCTGAT encodes:
- the pyrE gene encoding orotate phosphoribosyltransferase — encoded protein: MASKEYLIELLKENEVFLEGDFTLSSGKKSNYYINMKKAITEPKILSTISKLITEKIGDDDVDKVAGPALGAVPIATAVSLESGLPLLMIRKEKKGYGTSKLIEGELNDDDNVIVVEDVSTTGGSLLKAIKAIQDNGGNVVRAFVVVDRQEGAIEEFEKEGIILEPLITVNEFFD
- a CDS encoding molybdenum cofactor biosynthesis protein B produces the protein MKSETAKKHQKESSTDITCGLITLSDSRKSEKLDLSGKYIADEIKSRYELKSKVLIPDEKEDLFNAIENMIDDDIDVILTNGGTGLDTRDITVEAVESLFEKRIDGFGELFRAKSYEEIGSAALLSRATAGIYKKTIIFSMPGSPNAVKTALNLIIDELPHFVHHVKR
- a CDS encoding winged helix-turn-helix domain-containing protein; translated protein: MSTFQGTLENWNLWNIQDKELVSLILGRSGGITTSRIIDLILQKPLNKNQIAKTLNLDYKTVQYHINLLEVHKYTKSERFENVTYIFPTQKLFNALKEYKITKEMCKIMNTERNE
- a CDS encoding winged helix-turn-helix domain-containing protein — translated: MTGVETKKDIAKEFGGVKYILTSGMRSKLLLAMYENPKNLDELRTELKKPSATILHGLKELETINLIKKVQKYYELTSNGFLLTTNMVKLIENWYSINRGKLFWNSHDLSGIPDEILKDIYLLKNAEYITSTTSDLSNAFNTYIRLISKAKRLKIILPIYSENHFKHLIKLLNGDKLKSLELIVSEEIINSMAENELFNRELLNNKKVKIHSVKGRLKIFLTQSEEFMSLTLFFKDGHYDDSQILIAKDQNALKWAKNLKKYY
- a CDS encoding winged helix-turn-helix domain-containing protein; this encodes MNINNDINNDIQFLAKSEIRLKILSELNDEPNNVRGLVKKTNMAYSSISNNIGKLEKNNYISKVENKYHVNPMTEVYFKTLMDFKVSVDLVNEYEAFWYKHNLNQLSLTSIKRITDLKNSRLVETTPVDIFKTHNTIKRHMLNSINVKAIFPYLHPEYPELIGKILSNEGTVELILPKSIFKELVFRINEKVRKKAIKNGKLKIYSFKKDLNLYLSICDETMSLGLFKNDGSFDQNRILISDDLKSHTWAEELFEHVKKQVKE
- a CDS encoding ribonuclease VapC codes for the protein MEISYVLDASAFINGFKLNSDKNFTVPEISAEIKDFKSKLTFDMAIEEGKLHIQDVPSEYLSSINDIISVSGDILRLSFADKKLISLAYMLHENGHNVKVITDDYTIQNTLKIIDIPYESVMTEGIKGVYNWKKVCEGCKKEYDEDYPFEDCEICGSRIFKKRIKVDK
- a CDS encoding DUF2117 domain-containing protein, with the protein product MRIGVVVHGPNIIDSGYALKLIELLENYGDVSARLGGTMGRTAVIDASLERIIDISRKLVPSDSLKIFHDDNVDVIFLLNYGKSDVTGQVFGYKVYNHYADKISENNIPVVQIERPGEADGSIIAWNNDLDIVEELSEKLELDIVTPEQVYESHIRQDDAGFNQRIVHGVSPGENIMVNSVVIGRTNSDKLTLIAKDNHIVDIIGGELKSHGLEKLGEVDLDSAIIKTGLLRHAKVTPRIISNDKPDEFIVTFLDHAGEDVYKFRDSSLVITVGDDTTLISSDILYRFDIPVIGITDGDLDKVVEDGFKVKNSIIFEVESGFDDIIGQDIQSKIFCGKQKSHDFTDIEEVKLKIEEIIKDINCKYKINYIN
- a CDS encoding methanogenesis marker 2 protein; the encoded protein is MDFKNLVREIQEFKGVSRKSSIDNVISLLKESYNVSGDVVIDIGDDASAIDIGNGQVMLIAADGIWGDIMNVNPYWAGYCSVLVNVNDIAAMGGKPLAMVNIMSISNDEIYEDLLNGIKDGCLKFKVPMVGGHLHPDGEVDSLGVAIVGIAQKDKIITSFGAEAGDKVIVAIDLDGKPHEMFSLNWDTTYDKDAQLVQDQITAVQYLAEHDYIKSGKDISNPGILGTLEMLLETSKKGATVNLEDIPRNESVEWVDWLRSYPGSGFVFTATEDKCDYIKEYLAKYSIEANVVGEVNDSNSLILHYGNEEAEVFNQEKNPVFIFR
- a CDS encoding DUF4013 domain-containing protein; the encoded protein is MDLSKIVVNSVKYPFKNLIKLPIIFILFILIAIVPFGWIFNNRYVVAIGVISFFLFILIVPGYMLGIVRKGSIESSVFPSFNVVNTIYDAIRVLVLRIVYMIVPAVMFFIALSTLGVSGIDSLSHFQVSGLASIGLALILILVTYLIFEFLFVFAKARLAYLNSLSESLKVHKVIVDIKNIGFVNIVKWLVVMVLLMIAASVISSIVTLIPYVGFLIYVCIIIPILESIGNYSLGLLYSNIIKNDDDLGKLQREIELIKYSN
- a CDS encoding thermonuclease family protein, which translates into the protein MNVTRKHIISLLIILIIFAGAISVASAYTGTGFSHNVPTSKYHDMSASDILSKYSKTDCHVEESGVCTQVVDGDTIYLDNGEKIRFVGVNTPERGVEGYITSKNFVQKLCLNKKVGIDVDDSKHSDRYGRTLGVVIVDGKNVNEMLLKEGLAEIMYMPPSEFYPYDWADGDTHVASSHSSSSSNSQPTSAESTSSSDSANYVGNANTGKFHVASCNSVSKMAEGNKIFFSSRDDAVSQGYVPCKICNP
- a CDS encoding methanogenesis marker 3 protein codes for the protein MLIKINGEEVNVDDGSTIQDVISQTNAPYTPGSIICLIKGKKELEKNISKYKIKTNKGSIIIQLDESDEAKPLVDLWKDQYDDFVDLNIRWSTSTEVAIGPIVTDLEPTHDEFKYFEGDVVLSLSGFSNESTHLIMLKENTTNVYGVPNHNKGIFARVIGGKKTLESLTDDDVVTGIEPIVERSTTTDTASVSDLSTVLEEGNELFTYISFDIDEDSPICVEHLFSLIKDGRIKVSYDSESFIGFYDLAGIIKPKEDTTLRNRGTITVRNNGVGVGKLYIYRENRVLTPNHTTVGHIVNGMEIIDIAKENDFITVKSEKQRLMLLNKTQSEATEILSEAGVEHMIDGLIDDDAIIVEQTPKHTIDILKEGRVITKAINKEDLCSIKFVDNAPRSVKYFKFLSGLLENPIGKIKVHFAVPGMHIVMFEGDKKLAKGLVPENTPVDKVIRGQIGITNMASKSAGLIGIRFEDNVEFGPTAESFEATNIIGDITSDYDQLEKLKEGVEVYVTESNHES